The following coding sequences are from one Elusimicrobiaceae bacterium window:
- a CDS encoding radical SAM protein, translating to MTTDLKYIYGPVPSWRLGKSLGVDVLSQPAKVCNFDCIYCQLGKTGYCPAQRKEFVAAGELVKELAGLPDTAIDYITFSGRGEATLAANLRETLEGVKKLRKEPVAIITNAVLLNDADIRRELSGFDFVVAKLDACNEEMLSDINRPLNKVKLSEILDGFCVFRKQYRGKLAVQTMLIKQNAGFVEMFADIYRRIAPDEIQLNTPLRPSSVEPLGAAEIAEAAKRLKIRLPDIPIKTVYDSEKPRVQPLSGPETLKRRGKI from the coding sequence ATGACAACGGATTTGAAATATATTTACGGCCCCGTTCCCTCCTGGCGGCTGGGCAAATCGCTGGGTGTGGATGTTTTGTCGCAGCCGGCCAAGGTCTGCAATTTTGACTGCATCTATTGCCAGCTGGGCAAAACCGGTTATTGCCCCGCGCAACGCAAGGAATTTGTCGCGGCCGGGGAGTTGGTCAAAGAGCTTGCCGGTTTGCCGGACACTGCGATTGATTACATCACCTTTTCAGGCCGGGGGGAAGCCACGCTTGCGGCAAATCTTCGCGAAACGCTGGAAGGCGTAAAAAAGCTGAGAAAAGAGCCCGTGGCGATTATAACCAACGCGGTGCTGCTAAACGATGCGGACATCAGACGGGAGCTTTCGGGCTTTGATTTCGTGGTTGCCAAGCTCGACGCCTGCAATGAGGAAATGCTGAGCGACATTAACCGCCCTTTAAATAAGGTGAAACTGTCCGAAATACTGGACGGTTTTTGCGTTTTCAGGAAACAGTATCGCGGAAAGCTGGCGGTGCAAACCATGCTGATAAAACAGAACGCCGGATTCGTGGAAATGTTTGCGGATATTTACCGCCGGATCGCGCCGGACGAGATACAGCTGAACACTCCGTTGCGGCCTTCGTCCGTAGAGCCGCTGGGCGCGGCCGAAATAGCCGAAGCGGCGAAGCGGCTTAAGATCCGGCTGCCGGATATTCCGATAAAAACGGTTTATGATTCCGAAAAACCCCGGGTACAACCGCTGAGCGGGCCGGAAACTTTAAAACGGAGAGGTAAAATCTGA